From one Esox lucius isolate fEsoLuc1 chromosome 11, fEsoLuc1.pri, whole genome shotgun sequence genomic stretch:
- the rcn3 gene encoding reticulocalbin-3 isoform X3, whose amino-acid sequence MLLKSLVSLILILGVAVAVPAKEKRVHRHGDLSDHAHDDTTGFQYDHEAFLGKEEAKTFDQLTPEESKEKLGKIVDLIDTDKDGFVSHAELHQWIKHRQRRYIEENVMKHWKEYDQNKDGKIGWEEYKNTTYGYYLDEEFDDVEDKSSYKAMLTRDERRFRSADRDGDGVATKDEFTAFLHPEEYDHMKAVVIQETVEDIDKNRDGKISMDEYIGDMFTPEKGESEPDWVLTEKKHFSEFRDLNKDGFLDNHEVAEWILPGEIDHTDNEAKHLIHETDTDKDGRLSRSEVMDKLEFLKTSTLTDYGGMRVDEVHDEL is encoded by the exons ATGCTGCTGAAGTCACTAGTATCCCTTATTCTTATCCTTGGGGTGGCAGTTGCCGTCCCGGCTAAAGAGAAGCGTGTACATCGACATGGTGACCTGAGTGACCACGCCCATGACGACACCACAGGTTTCCAGTACGACCACGAAGCCTTCCTGGGCAAAGAGGAAGCCAAGACATTCGACCAGCTGACCCCTGAGGAAAGCAAAGAGAAACTTGG GAAGATTGTGGATCTCATAGACACGGACAAGGACGGTTTTGTGAGCCACGCCGAGCTGCACCAGTGGATCAAACACAGGCAGAGGAGGTACATCGAGGAGAATGTGATGAAGCACTGGAAAGAGTATGACCAGAACAAGGATGGGAAGATCGGCTGGGAGGAGTACAAGAACACTACCTACGGCTACTACCTGg ACGAGGAGTTTGATGACGTCGAAGACAAATCTAGCTACAAGGCCATGCTGACCAGAGACGAGAGGCGCTTCAGGTCAGCTGACCGTGATGGAGACGGCGTAGCCACCAAAGATGAGTTCACCGCCTTCCTTCACCCTGAGGAGTACGACCACATGAAGGCTGTCGTTATACAG GAAACCGTAGAAGATATTGACAAGAACAGGGATGGAAAGATCAGCATGGATGAATACATTG GGGATATGTTCACACCtgagaaaggagagagtgaaCCAGACTGGGTGCTGACAGAGAAAAAACACTTCTCAGAGTTTAGGGACCTGAACAAG GATGGTTTCCTGGATAATCACGAGGTGGCTGAGTGGATCCTGCCTGGAGAGATTGACCACACTGACAACGAAGCCAAGCACCTCATCCacgaaacagacacagacaag GATGGCCGTCTCTCTCGATCAGAGGTAATGGACAAGCTGGAATTTCTGAAGACCAGCACGCTGACTGACTATGGAGGCATGAGGGTGGATGAGGTTCATGATGAACTCTGA
- the rcn3 gene encoding reticulocalbin-3 isoform X2, whose protein sequence is MGQKMLLKSLVSLILILGVAVAVPAKEKRVHRHGDLSDHAHDDTTGFQYDHEAFLGKEEAKTFDQLTPEESKEKLGKIVDLIDTDKDGFVSHAELHQWIKHRQRRYIEENVMKHWKEYDQNKDGKIGWEEYKNTTYGYYLDEEFDDVEDKSSYKAMLTRDERRFRSADRDGDGVATKDEFTAFLHPEEYDHMKAVVIQETVEDIDKNRDGKISMDEYIGDMFTPEKGESEPDWVLTEKKHFSEFRDLNKDGFLDNHEVAEWILPGEIDHTDNEAKHLIHETDTDKDERITKEEILANWNMFVGSQATNYGEDLTRRHDEL, encoded by the exons ATGG GACAGAAGATGCTGCTGAAGTCACTAGTATCCCTTATTCTTATCCTTGGGGTGGCAGTTGCCGTCCCGGCTAAAGAGAAGCGTGTACATCGACATGGTGACCTGAGTGACCACGCCCATGACGACACCACAGGTTTCCAGTACGACCACGAAGCCTTCCTGGGCAAAGAGGAAGCCAAGACATTCGACCAGCTGACCCCTGAGGAAAGCAAAGAGAAACTTGG GAAGATTGTGGATCTCATAGACACGGACAAGGACGGTTTTGTGAGCCACGCCGAGCTGCACCAGTGGATCAAACACAGGCAGAGGAGGTACATCGAGGAGAATGTGATGAAGCACTGGAAAGAGTATGACCAGAACAAGGATGGGAAGATCGGCTGGGAGGAGTACAAGAACACTACCTACGGCTACTACCTGg ACGAGGAGTTTGATGACGTCGAAGACAAATCTAGCTACAAGGCCATGCTGACCAGAGACGAGAGGCGCTTCAGGTCAGCTGACCGTGATGGAGACGGCGTAGCCACCAAAGATGAGTTCACCGCCTTCCTTCACCCTGAGGAGTACGACCACATGAAGGCTGTCGTTATACAG GAAACCGTAGAAGATATTGACAAGAACAGGGATGGAAAGATCAGCATGGATGAATACATTG GGGATATGTTCACACCtgagaaaggagagagtgaaCCAGACTGGGTGCTGACAGAGAAAAAACACTTCTCAGAGTTTAGGGACCTGAACAAG GATGGTTTCCTGGATAATCACGAGGTGGCTGAGTGGATCCTGCCTGGAGAGATTGACCACACTGACAACGAAGCCAAGCACCTCATCCacgaaacagacacagacaag GACGAAAGAATAACCAAGGAGGAGATTCTGGCCAATTGGAACATGTTTGTGGGGAGCCAGGCGACCAATTATGGAGAGGATCTCACCAGGCGACATGACGAGCTTTGA
- the rcn3 gene encoding reticulocalbin-3 isoform X1 — translation MGQKMLLKSLVSLILILGVAVAVPAKEKRVHRHGDLSDHAHDDTTGFQYDHEAFLGKEEAKTFDQLTPEESKEKLGKIVDLIDTDKDGFVSHAELHQWIKHRQRRYIEENVMKHWKEYDQNKDGKIGWEEYKNTTYGYYLDEEFDDVEDKSSYKAMLTRDERRFRSADRDGDGVATKDEFTAFLHPEEYDHMKAVVIQETVEDIDKNRDGKISMDEYIGDMFTPEKGESEPDWVLTEKKHFSEFRDLNKDGFLDNHEVAEWILPGEIDHTDNEAKHLIHETDTDKDGRLSRSEVMDKLEFLKTSTLTDYGGMRVDEVHDEL, via the exons ATGG GACAGAAGATGCTGCTGAAGTCACTAGTATCCCTTATTCTTATCCTTGGGGTGGCAGTTGCCGTCCCGGCTAAAGAGAAGCGTGTACATCGACATGGTGACCTGAGTGACCACGCCCATGACGACACCACAGGTTTCCAGTACGACCACGAAGCCTTCCTGGGCAAAGAGGAAGCCAAGACATTCGACCAGCTGACCCCTGAGGAAAGCAAAGAGAAACTTGG GAAGATTGTGGATCTCATAGACACGGACAAGGACGGTTTTGTGAGCCACGCCGAGCTGCACCAGTGGATCAAACACAGGCAGAGGAGGTACATCGAGGAGAATGTGATGAAGCACTGGAAAGAGTATGACCAGAACAAGGATGGGAAGATCGGCTGGGAGGAGTACAAGAACACTACCTACGGCTACTACCTGg ACGAGGAGTTTGATGACGTCGAAGACAAATCTAGCTACAAGGCCATGCTGACCAGAGACGAGAGGCGCTTCAGGTCAGCTGACCGTGATGGAGACGGCGTAGCCACCAAAGATGAGTTCACCGCCTTCCTTCACCCTGAGGAGTACGACCACATGAAGGCTGTCGTTATACAG GAAACCGTAGAAGATATTGACAAGAACAGGGATGGAAAGATCAGCATGGATGAATACATTG GGGATATGTTCACACCtgagaaaggagagagtgaaCCAGACTGGGTGCTGACAGAGAAAAAACACTTCTCAGAGTTTAGGGACCTGAACAAG GATGGTTTCCTGGATAATCACGAGGTGGCTGAGTGGATCCTGCCTGGAGAGATTGACCACACTGACAACGAAGCCAAGCACCTCATCCacgaaacagacacagacaag GATGGCCGTCTCTCTCGATCAGAGGTAATGGACAAGCTGGAATTTCTGAAGACCAGCACGCTGACTGACTATGGAGGCATGAGGGTGGATGAGGTTCATGATGAACTCTGA